The genomic window NNNNNNNNNNNNNNNNNNNNNNNNNNNNNNNNNNNNNNNNNNNNNNNNNNNNNNNNNNNNNNNNNNNNNNNNNNNNNNNNNNNNNNNNNNNNNNNNNNNNNNNNNNNNNNNNNNNNNNNNNNNNNNNNNNNNNNNNNNNNNNNNNNNNNNNNNNNNNNNNNNNNNNNNNNNNNNNNNNNNNNNNNNNNNNNNNNNNNNNNNNNNNNNNNNNNNNNNNNNNNNCCCGAATCGAATCGATTTGCGGAAATTCCAATCGCATCGGAAAACCGGCTCAGTTGCCTCGTGCTCCTGAGAGTACAGCAGCATcctactctacatatatatatatataataaatacatatatttatatatatatatatatatatatataatatattcatatatataatatatatatatatgaatatatgtagtatatatatatatatatatatatatatatatatatatatatatatatatacatatatgtatatatatatatatatatatatatgaatatatgtatatatatatatatatatatatgtagagtaggACTGCTGtactctcaggagcacggaggcctgagccgttttcgatgatggaatttccgaatcgacgatcggctccgttaaacttgatctagcgtatttgaagtttctagaaaataatttttgcaatttttcgatattatttacctagcaatcgaaaggattcaaaatcaataattttaacggctggAAATAAAagtcctataaaaagtggtgatatagcactaaaattttcgatcagaaatattgatcttgttgtagatagtataaagaattttgtatcaaaatttcatctgatttgaatacttctacaccgttaaacttgaaaacggcagatatcaaccattaaaaattatggattttgaatcctttcgatcactaggtaaatgacatcaaaaaattgcaaaaattattttctagaaacttcaaatacgctagatcaagtctaacgaagccgatcgtcgattcgaaaattccattatcgaaaacggctcaggagcacggaagcctccgtgctcctgagagcacagcagccctactctatatatgtatatgtatatatgtatatgtatatatgtatatgtgtatatatatatatatatatatatatatatgtgcctccgtgctttcaagttgtttttgatgatagaattttttattcgacgatcgactctattagacttgatctagagtattttaagtatctagaaaataaactttgcaattttttatatctttttcctAGTGATCGGAAAGGCTAAAATCaatggatgaaaataaaaatctcataaaagtGATGCTATAACATTAAGATTTTAGATCAAAgaaattgatcttgttttacATAGTAGAAAGAATTTTCTAtgaaaatttcacgtgatttggatatttttgcaccgttaaacttgcaaactgTTAAATATGCTTTAGAGCATTTGTAGTATCTAGAAATCGAATttcataatcttttaatttatataaactccatcaagcgggtatataACGAACAGTCAAAAACTAATGACCTTCTCAAAGTAGAGGATCGGATTGTTTAATTTAATATCAGAGTTATTGTTCTTGATCTAAATAGTgagtaaaattttctatcaaaaattcaattgatttcgaTCTTCTACACTTTTAAATTGGGAAACGCTCCATACTggtcattaaaattgtcaattttgagatcttttgattgtaaggtataTGATATTAAATATGAAATCGGTTTCTAAAAtgtttaaatgctctaaattatgCTTAACAGTATGAGTTGTCGATtcagaagttctatcatcaaaaataatttatgagtacgaaggcgattgtactcataatagtatagtagtggGACTCATGTATGCATATGTATACACATACACACCTGTTTGAAAAACCTAAGAAATAAAAGAGGCCGTAAGTGGAAACTGTCATTAGATGCTTAACTAAGAAGCCAACCAACAGAAGTGATCCTATGTAGAAAGTAGAAAAGTATATGAAGGAAAAGGAGTAGAAAACTTTTATGCCTATGAAACTAAGCTATCGCAGATGGGTTGAATGTATGGGCTGTATCAACTTATAGTATTCAAATGTTTATTTGTATTCTTTATCCACAGGCTCAAAGTGACAGGCATGAGCTTTGTCGTCAGGACGTTCAGAAAGTATGCTTTCATGATCTACTTTCTAGGCATTTTGGTGGTTTTCTTGTCGGATAGGATGGGTGGTGATAATTTTAGTTTGATGTATATTGCAGGTTGTTTGCCTAGTCTGCAACACAGAGCAGCCGGTATGAATTTTGTGCACCGACAGGAATTGCTACTTAATTGTTATTTCAACTACTATTGGTTTTTGTACTAGTTGAATTATAACCAATGGGACTTTGATTTCATATTCTAGGTATCCAAAGTGTGTTCAAATTGTGGGGTCAATATGGGAGAGTACTTTTGTGAAGCATGCAAGTTCTATGACGATGATGTGAGCCTTTTGATACTCCTATCGAGAGAAATAATGGACTTTTGCatgtattatttaatatatttttggattttattgcTGCAGATTGAGAAAGGGCAATATCACTGCAATGACTGTGGCATATGCAGGTTAGAAtaatttgtttttccttttcttttattttattcttttccgTAAACTGTGAATTGAGGACCTGATCTCACTtatgctttattctttattgAACTAGAGTTGGAGGCAGAGAGAAGTACTTTCATTGCCAAAAATGTGGTATTTGCTTTTAACACCCCTTTAATATGTTTAATGTTACCCTGTTGACGGTTTTTGGTTTCACTtttaaaagtaaacaaaatttcTTATGTTAGGATTGGTTATACGTTGTTTCATCTTAGACCAGTCTAATGTGTTGTCAAACTATTCCCCTCCAAGAGTGTTGCTGGTGAGAAGAATTATGTGGAAAATAAACAATACAAGTTTGCTAATTTGCTTTGGTATTTTTTTCCCTTGGGAAAATTTTTTGCTCCAAATGCATTTGGTACACACTCCTTGATGTTATTATATCAGAcgagattttttatttatggACCTGAGACAAGTTGGCAGCACAATCCTCCTGGAACCACTTGCTTTGTCTTGCTTAAGAGATATGACTTGCTATTAGCTTAAGTTGCATCAGCATGTACTGTTGGCTAGCTTAGAGTTCAGGTTTTTATCAAACAGATGGACACTATTGTTGCTGGAAGCTCGTAGTATCTTACTAATAATACTGTagttattattgtatttttatttgttgttaATATATTGTTGTTatttctgtttttatttttattgctatCAGCAGTAATGGCTAATAGCACTAGTACTAGCATTAGCACTAGTGCTTGTACTATCTCCACCGCTCCATCCCCACTACTATTACTATCACCACCACAACCACCACCACTGCTTCATGCTTTATGAAATTCTTTTTAGGGACAATATAGGTTTCCTTGTTTGCTGTTCTGAGTGGTTACGTGCTATGATGCTAGACTTACCAAACAACTCAAATATCGATGTTCTCCTTTGCAATATGTCGTAACTTGATTACCAATGTATAATAgcttttagggtgcgtttggttcaagttatataatattacagagtatttcgatatatccaggtatcttgaaTTTCTAAAAGAGATTACTACTTATGttgcattagcgcgtttggtttaatacagtaatataatgctggattgcagtggttatagcattaatatgtttggttctatctataaaattcagtaatctagacaataaagtatagtctattccaaaattgcccttaaccatattttgtaaacttttttttcttaccgtttacaaataatatttttttactaaattttattttaaataatttaattttttaaattttaaattttaacaaaaatatatatttaatattttaatttaaatataaatataaaatttataaatttaaaatccaaaatataaatataaatataaatataaatataaaattaaaaattaaaaatctaaatttaaaattcagaaattaaaataatttagaatttgaaatttaaaatctaaatttttaaacttcaaattttaaattttttaaattttaaattttagattttaaatttcaaatttcaaatttgaaattttagattttgaattgtcaacttttaaatttaaaatttaaaatttaaaatttaaatttgacatttagaatttagaatttgaaatttaaaatttagaatttatattaaaatttaaattttaaattttaaatttgaagtttacaaatttaaattttaaattttaaatttaaaagttgacaattcaaaattttaaattaaattttttaaaatgacatattGAAAGGGTTTCGGGAGTTAgaggggtaaaattgtcattttatataatatgcagtattaccggttttcagtaatgcaagatacacgacccccctctcgttaatatttttggtgtaatcctgctcgatttgtaatgctatattaacgactagattacatagcggatgaaGCAAATACAGTAATCCTGGTAAGATTGCCTATAAttctgccaggataactcgaaccaaacgcacccttaagcCTTAGTTACATTTTTccgctttttttttccttggttGTTGTCGGGGGCGGGGGAAATATGTGGGGAAGTTTGTAGATTTACTCGAGGACCTTATTCTTACTTTTGTTTTTCTCGACTCTTGTGTTCTTTCATGGATATCTAGCAAAGTTATATGGGTGCTATGTGTTCTAGCTCCCGAAAAGTGCTATAAGATTAAAAGATATTCAGTTAAACATGCTTGTTATCTCTTTGTTAAATATGAGTAGAGATGGCAGATGACGTGATCTTGATTCATCATTTGCATTGGACCATGCTATTTCACACTAACAATTGCAAGTGCTGCTTACTTGCTTCTCTGTGCATGTCATGATGTGATTGCAATATCTGTTAGATTAcctaattaaatatttgttcTCCCATTATTTTTATGTGCAACTTGTACTGAATGCATAAGCAATGAAACAACAGGATCTTGCTACTCAATTGAGTTGCGTGAAAAGCATTTATGCGTGGAGAACTCAATGAGGCAAAATTGCCCGATTTGTTATGAGGTATGTATTCGGTTCAACACATGCTTCTACTTTTCTGTAGATAGACCTGACTTAATAGTGAACCTCTTCTGCAGTATCTTTTTGACTCTCTCAAAGAGACTAGGGTTCTAAAATGTGGGCATACCATTCATGGTGAATGTCTTCATGAGATGGTGGCACATTCTCAGTAAGCCCCCTCCTTTTTTACTTATTGGTGTTTTGATTGTTAAAACttgcttttgatttttcttttcccccaTTTCTTCCATTCTAACTATTCGTTGATTCTGTGGATTTTAAAAGATTGACGTGTCCAATATGCTCCAAGTCAATATACGACATGTCAAAGCATTGGAGGAAATTGGATGAGGAGGTATGACTGAAAATCTTGTATAGAATTTTTATACAATATCAATCTATACAAATTTTCTTTCCATTGATAATCTAATATATCATCCCATTGAatgcattatttattgtttgcttgtatttgagataaaaattttagacagattagatttattttaattgaggtttttcttttcaaataataGAAAAGGAATTCTAGGAGCAGCACTAGACAGAACAGTTTCTTTAGATAGCACTAAATCATTGGTGCTTGTGGATGTTCAGCCACTAGATAAAAGGTTGTGGggctaggatgatagtgatccccctAGGATTTAGTGGTGGTTgatggaataataataatatgatccaaaggataaaaatagtcaaaaggtTAGTTCTAATAGTGGAAagttggtagcaccaagtggtTGGTGCTATTGGACGCACCCCAGCTGGagtctctttctatatatatatatatatatatatatatagagagagagagagagagagagagagagagagagagagagagagttgagctagtaTACTATTGTTAGTATATGAATAGTATTTACTGTCAACTTTTTCACCCTTAAATTACTACTCTTCAGCCAaccccactaaaccctaggcatCTAATGATCAAAAAATTGACAGTAAACACtattagaatactatcaatagtattctaactccACTTTATATATAAGTGCTAAGTCAGTTTGGTGACTTCTAGCAATGTTTTTGAGGTCTTGTAACAATTCGGCATCTATGAGGACCCCTCTTGAGGATGTTATTATAACATATTACTAGGCTCCTGAGCAAGCACTATGGTAAATACCTGGTTCTGCTTAGGGTATAATGGCTTAGTCCCTTGGCTACATGAGGACAAATAGACTTAGATAGATCAGTCCCTTGGCATCAGTCAGGACTGAGGGGGCAGAGGGGAAGTAGGGAGAAACGTAGGGGATGTGCGGTGGTCAGTTTTGTTACGTTTTAAAGAGGTTTTTGTAAACCTAATGAAACTGATATGCAAGGTTAACTGAACCAAAATAAATCGGTTTGATCTAGTTGGTTTGTTCTGTTTTGGTACAAAGCTCTTATTACACTGACATGTATATTATGTGATGGATCTTGGAAAGCATTTGAGTGCTAAGTTGTATCAAACTATTACCATTTCAGTTTGTTTATTTATCAGTTCACAAAAGCGAATTGAACCGAATTACTGATAAAACTAAACCAGATCAACCAAAGTGACTCAGGTTGGTGGATAATTCAGCCTGAACCAAGGAGTGCTCACTACAACAGAGATGTAGGAGGTACATGTGCTTACTGCAATAGAGGTCATGGGGTAAGAGGATAGTCTGGTA from Ananas comosus cultivar F153 linkage group 23, ASM154086v1, whole genome shotgun sequence includes these protein-coding regions:
- the LOC109728182 gene encoding E3 ubiquitin-protein ligase MIEL1-like (The sequence of the model RefSeq protein was modified relative to this genomic sequence to represent the inferred CDS: added 141 bases not found in genome assembly), with product MASDAAESRLGFGKMEFGCEHYRRRCKIRAPCCDEIYHCRHCHNEATAQSDRHELCRQDVQKVVCLVCNTEQPVSKVCSNCGVNMGEYFCEACKFYDDDIEKGQYHCNDCGICRVGGREKYFHCQKCGSCYSIELREKHLCVENSMRQNCPICYEYLFDSLKETRVLKCGHTIHGECLHEMVAHSQLTCPICSKSIYDMSKHWRKLDEEIAATIMPADYMYKVVWILCNDCNKVSQALFHIVGHKCSHCRSYNTRTISAPPPSETPH